One window from the genome of Malacoplasma penetrans HF-2 encodes:
- a CDS encoding tRNA threonylcarbamoyladenosine biosynthesis protein TsaB: protein MENNKFSLLIDGCLDYLELAIIKDKTIVDSSFEIQDKNLTKILNPSIAFIIEKNKLEKENLESIYIVNGPGSFTSVKSVVLFANTFKKVFQNVNLYFLNSTQWNTTKENEIVLIDAKTKLFYIGANGMEKPFLIQSDEINKLTNKYEKYFYSLETKKSIYEKWQFNKNKFLKTSFIRPLYIKEAIYDYSKKQK, encoded by the coding sequence ATGGAAAATAATAAATTTAGTTTATTGATAGATGGATGTTTAGATTATTTAGAATTAGCTATCATCAAAGATAAAACAATAGTTGATTCTAGTTTTGAAATACAAGATAAGAATTTGACAAAGATATTAAATCCATCAATTGCTTTTATAATTGAAAAAAATAAATTAGAAAAAGAAAACTTGGAATCTATTTATATTGTTAATGGTCCAGGTTCTTTTACATCTGTTAAATCAGTTGTTTTATTTGCAAACACATTTAAAAAAGTTTTTCAGAATGTAAATCTTTATTTTTTAAATTCTACTCAGTGAAACACCACTAAGGAAAATGAAATTGTTTTAATAGACGCTAAAACAAAATTATTTTATATTGGTGCTAATGGAATGGAAAAACCATTTCTTATTCAATCTGATGAAATTAATAAATTAACAAATAAATATGAAAAATATTTTTATAGTTTAGAAACTAAAAAAAGTATTTATGAAAAATGACAGTTCAATAAAAACAAATTTTTAAAAACTTCATTTATTAGACCTTTATACATTAAAGAAGCAATCTATGATTACT
- a CDS encoding RluA family pseudouridine synthase encodes MKNTQRLDILVSSKFSLSRSIAKHKIENNLVTVNGKIISKPNTKVDEESEIILKEEKIVEETKVLTPWKKDIEIVYEDKYILIVNKPNDIIVHPTSYDLSNTLANIIKYIFDSKKIKYNGDPLRMGIVHRLDKCTEGLVIVAKSLDSFNAFTKLFLDQKIEKKYLALLHNHLQTRTVEVDAPIKRVETSTRREVSRDIDAKEARTIFKEINKYKNFTLAEVELFTGRTHQIRVHAEFIKNHVINDPIYGPKHINKTTKYGQYLVAYKLKFIHPFTQKEVNINLDMPKEFKEYIKKYGK; translated from the coding sequence ATGAAAAATACTCAAAGATTAGATATTCTTGTTTCTAGTAAATTTTCTTTATCTAGATCAATTGCAAAACATAAAATTGAAAATAATTTGGTTACAGTAAATGGAAAAATAATTTCTAAACCAAATACTAAAGTTGATGAAGAATCTGAAATAATTTTAAAAGAAGAAAAAATAGTTGAAGAAACTAAAGTTTTAACACCTTGAAAAAAAGATATTGAAATAGTTTATGAAGACAAATACATATTAATTGTTAATAAACCAAACGATATTATTGTTCACCCAACAAGTTATGATTTATCAAATACTTTGGCTAATATTATTAAATATATTTTTGATTCAAAAAAAATTAAATACAATGGCGATCCATTAAGAATGGGAATTGTGCATAGGCTTGATAAATGTACAGAAGGTTTAGTTATTGTTGCAAAATCTCTAGATTCTTTTAATGCTTTTACTAAACTGTTTTTAGATCAAAAAATAGAAAAAAAATATCTAGCATTGTTACATAACCATTTACAAACAAGAACAGTAGAAGTAGATGCACCAATTAAAAGAGTTGAAACTTCAACTAGAAGAGAAGTAAGTAGAGATATAGATGCCAAAGAAGCTAGAACTATATTTAAAGAAATTAATAAATATAAAAATTTCACATTAGCTGAAGTTGAATTATTTACAGGTAGAACACACCAAATTAGAGTCCATGCAGAATTTATTAAAAATCATGTAATTAATGATCCAATTTATGGACCAAAACATATTAATAAAACTACTAAATATGGACAGTATTTAGTAGCCTATAAACTTAAATTTATTCACCCTTTTACTCAAAAGGAAGTTAATATAAATTTAGACATGCCAAAAGAATTTAAAGAATATATTAAAAAATATGGAAAATAA
- a CDS encoding lipoprotein signal peptidase — protein sequence MIKQFFSNVYEGIKHYSNYLWELSKKQLIKIYLNKKHLIWKISIILICAFIVLLTSFLTRNSILNATQSYWELIPGFLVINITGNTGVSFGTLGDSNPSLVYFVQSIPIVLGFFVLLFSSNYLLDIGVSLVFFGGLSNIIDRSIVDNYKYLSGISTNNAVVDYFQFPFIKNSAIFNFPDTFVIIGMIFVGIQIIISFVKDYKKEKDSEENKKPIKDVVLDEERNKTKKEPIKKPIVIQKS from the coding sequence ATGATTAAACAATTTTTTTCCAATGTTTATGAAGGCATAAAACATTATAGTAATTACTTATGAGAATTATCTAAAAAGCAATTAATAAAAATCTATCTTAACAAAAAACATTTAATTTGAAAAATATCAATTATTCTTATTTGTGCTTTTATTGTTTTATTAACAAGCTTTTTAACAAGAAACTCAATCTTAAATGCTACGCAATCATATTGAGAATTAATTCCAGGTTTTCTAGTAATAAATATTACTGGTAACACTGGGGTTTCATTTGGAACATTAGGTGATTCAAATCCTTCTTTAGTTTATTTTGTTCAATCAATTCCTATAGTGTTAGGTTTTTTTGTTTTATTATTTTCTTCTAACTATTTATTAGATATAGGTGTCTCACTAGTTTTTTTTGGTGGCTTATCAAATATTATTGATAGATCAATTGTAGATAACTATAAATATCTAAGTGGTATTAGTACAAACAATGCAGTAGTGGATTATTTCCAATTTCCTTTTATTAAAAACTCAGCTATCTTCAATTTCCCAGATACTTTTGTAATTATTGGAATGATTTTTGTTGGTATCCAAATAATAATTTCATTTGTTAAAGATTACAAGAAAGAAAAAGATTCTGAAGAAAATAAAAAACCAATTAAAGATGTTGTATTAGATGAAGAAAGAAATAAAACAAAAAAAGAACCTATTAAAAAACCAATAGTTATACAAAAAAGCTAA
- the ispH gene encoding 4-hydroxy-3-methylbut-2-enyl diphosphate reductase: MKIIKITPRGFCKGVVDAYATCKKIAKLYPNHEKYLIGWLVHNKEIIKELEELGIQTKDDKNHSRSEIIDSIEIKDKNNPPIVIFSAHGTDQKTIDKAREKGLVVFDTTCIYVTKTHDLIKEKIEQGYQIFYIGVNNHPETISTLSIDKSIILIETVNDIENIRTESEKPIFVTNQTTISIYEFEEITETLKSKYKNIEFKNDICNAAKDRQDAVINMPSEVDLLLVVGDIKSNNSKKLVEIGIKKQIESHLIWNTKNIKDEWFINKKCLAITSGCSTPTWLANYVIIFLEKKLGTAND; encoded by the coding sequence ATGAAGATCATAAAAATAACTCCAAGAGGATTTTGTAAAGGTGTTGTTGATGCATATGCTACTTGTAAAAAAATAGCTAAACTTTACCCCAATCATGAAAAATATTTAATTGGTTGATTGGTGCATAATAAAGAAATTATTAAAGAACTTGAAGAGTTAGGAATTCAAACTAAGGATGATAAAAATCATAGTAGATCTGAAATTATAGATTCAATAGAAATTAAGGATAAAAATAATCCTCCTATTGTTATTTTTAGTGCTCATGGGACTGACCAAAAAACAATAGATAAAGCAAGGGAAAAAGGGTTGGTTGTTTTTGATACAACTTGTATTTATGTAACTAAAACCCATGACCTAATTAAAGAAAAAATTGAACAGGGATATCAAATATTTTATATTGGTGTTAATAACCACCCAGAAACAATTTCAACACTTTCAATTGATAAATCAATAATACTAATTGAAACAGTAAATGATATAGAAAATATTAGAACAGAAAGTGAAAAACCAATATTTGTAACTAATCAAACTACTATTTCAATTTATGAATTTGAAGAAATAACAGAAACACTAAAATCAAAATATAAAAACATTGAATTTAAAAATGATATTTGTAATGCTGCAAAAGATAGACAAGATGCAGTAATTAATATGCCAAGTGAAGTAGATTTATTATTAGTAGTTGGAGATATTAAATCTAATAATTCTAAAAAATTAGTTGAAATAGGAATAAAAAAACAAATTGAATCACACTTAATTTGAAATACAAAAAATATTAAAGATGAATGATTTATTAACAAAAAATGTTTAGCAATTACATCAGGGTGTTCTACACCTACCTGACTTGCTAATTATGTTATAATCTTTCTAGAAAAAAAACTGGGAACTGCAAATGATTAA
- a CDS encoding PTS transporter subunit IIABC, translating into MSGNLQTSLKTYFSKLKFNSLFKKQGAGKEKKGNTKEFIAKLSKGLMLPIAMLPIAGIFLGVGSAIVTNAGGNEGLRVFGNFLQVPGNAVFGALPLLFAIAIAIAFTGDAGPAALACFIGYLIFGSLQDALSQSVTDTTGAVIGYNLLFYQGNIFGLSAGNAALPSSLYGAVIGINQLQSSVFGGFVVGFLVAFLYNKFKNIKLHPIIGFFNGVRFVPIVTFLALFPVTILFLMIWPLVGIALTFLGQALGQAVGINSFIFGFIERALVPFGLHHAFYSPLWYTQAGGSIDLTQNAIIYQDGKAYAVLATSTATSLTSWRELINSLNPNSQITVNSAAGDQTMWAFINANLLGKSVWLKELSSGWTYSAINGTYDNASIASSSNGAIQSVLTWSNLTSGQQALGTIGANGFKGVNVGQYLQGKYVFMILGLPAAAAAMVMAAPKENRKLAMSICMSAGFTSLLTGITEPIEYTFLFLAPWLFWGVHASLCALAFGLMNWIGLIVSATGHPELAPHIGMSFSGGMIDWIIYGAIQIQYGSNAWWSFIFGLAYAPIYFFLFYFLIKKFNIQTPGRGENTRLFTKEDYKNKQNKVQINGSSESLNNDQVLALNVVSAYGGFDNIKNVDACITKLRIQIKDQSVVDTAKLMQLGARGTIKPSPQSVYAVFGAEADIIKGNIKTLMENISSSPNLKSEYEKIMNNSSDTSSASEVKPEKEVVKTDSELSKEKVVVNSPFTGEIVSLAKVPDETFSKNMMGVGIAVKPTTGKIYSPIDGKLSLVFDTGHAYSFETEKGTQILIHVGIDSINLKDKSGKELKPFAPNVKTGDTVKVGQEIGTVKLADLKHAKSTITPIIVLNESLEGREIKFLKKSGEIKKGMPLFEVLPKKN; encoded by the coding sequence ATGAGTGGTAATTTGCAAACCTCGCTGAAAACTTATTTCTCAAAATTGAAGTTCAATTCTTTGTTCAAAAAACAAGGTGCTGGCAAAGAGAAAAAAGGTAACACCAAAGAGTTTATTGCAAAATTATCAAAAGGTTTAATGCTTCCGATTGCAATGTTACCAATTGCAGGGATCTTTCTGGGTGTAGGATCAGCAATTGTAACAAATGCTGGAGGTAATGAAGGCCTAAGAGTATTTGGAAACTTTTTACAAGTTCCAGGTAATGCTGTATTTGGTGCATTGCCATTACTATTTGCTATTGCAATTGCTATTGCCTTTACAGGTGATGCAGGTCCAGCTGCTTTAGCATGTTTTATTGGTTATCTTATATTTGGGTCATTACAAGATGCCTTGTCTCAATCTGTAACTGATACTACAGGTGCTGTTATCGGATACAACTTATTGTTTTATCAAGGCAACATCTTTGGATTAAGTGCAGGTAATGCAGCACTTCCTTCTTCTTTATATGGTGCTGTTATTGGTATTAACCAATTACAATCATCAGTTTTTGGTGGATTTGTTGTAGGGTTCTTAGTAGCCTTTTTATATAACAAATTTAAAAATATTAAATTACATCCAATCATTGGGTTCTTCAATGGGGTTAGATTTGTTCCAATCGTAACTTTCCTTGCTTTATTCCCAGTAACAATATTATTCTTAATGATTTGACCGCTTGTTGGTATTGCTTTAACATTCTTAGGACAAGCTCTTGGTCAAGCTGTTGGTATTAACTCTTTCATTTTTGGTTTTATTGAAAGAGCATTAGTTCCATTTGGGTTACACCATGCTTTCTACTCACCATTATGATATACACAAGCTGGTGGATCAATTGACTTAACTCAAAATGCAATTATTTATCAAGATGGTAAAGCTTATGCAGTATTAGCTACTTCAACTGCTACTAGTTTAACATCTTGAAGAGAGTTAATTAATTCATTAAACCCTAACAGTCAAATCACTGTTAACTCTGCAGCAGGGGATCAAACTATGTGAGCATTTATAAATGCTAACCTATTAGGTAAGTCTGTTTGATTAAAAGAACTATCAAGTGGTTGAACTTATAGTGCAATTAATGGGACATATGATAATGCATCAATTGCTTCTAGTTCTAATGGTGCAATTCAATCAGTACTTACTTGATCTAACTTAACTTCTGGGCAACAAGCTTTAGGAACAATTGGTGCCAACGGATTTAAAGGTGTTAATGTTGGACAATACCTTCAAGGTAAGTATGTATTCATGATCTTAGGGTTACCTGCAGCTGCAGCTGCAATGGTAATGGCTGCCCCTAAAGAAAACAGAAAATTAGCAATGTCAATCTGTATGTCAGCAGGATTTACTTCATTGCTAACTGGAATTACTGAACCAATTGAATATACATTCTTATTCTTAGCTCCATGATTATTCTGAGGAGTTCATGCTTCATTATGTGCTTTAGCATTTGGATTAATGAACTGAATTGGATTAATTGTATCAGCTACTGGTCATCCAGAATTAGCACCTCATATTGGTATGTCATTTAGTGGTGGAATGATTGACTGAATTATTTATGGTGCAATCCAAATTCAATATGGTTCAAATGCATGATGATCATTCATCTTTGGACTAGCTTATGCTCCAATTTACTTCTTCTTGTTCTACTTCTTAATTAAGAAGTTCAATATCCAAACTCCAGGACGTGGTGAAAATACAAGATTATTCACTAAAGAAGATTACAAAAACAAACAAAATAAAGTTCAAATTAATGGATCATCAGAATCATTGAACAATGATCAAGTATTAGCTTTAAATGTAGTTAGTGCTTATGGTGGATTTGACAACATTAAAAATGTTGATGCATGTATTACAAAATTAAGAATCCAAATTAAAGATCAATCTGTTGTTGATACTGCTAAGTTAATGCAATTAGGAGCAAGAGGAACTATTAAGCCATCTCCTCAATCTGTGTATGCTGTGTTTGGAGCAGAAGCAGATATTATTAAAGGAAATATTAAAACACTAATGGAAAATATTTCTTCATCTCCTAACTTGAAATCAGAATATGAAAAAATAATGAATAATTCTAGTGATACTTCATCTGCTTCTGAAGTAAAACCAGAAAAAGAAGTTGTTAAAACAGATTCTGAATTATCAAAAGAAAAAGTTGTAGTTAACTCTCCATTCACAGGTGAAATAGTAAGTTTAGCTAAAGTTCCAGATGAAACATTTAGTAAAAACATGATGGGTGTTGGTATTGCAGTTAAACCAACAACTGGAAAAATCTATTCTCCAATTGATGGAAAACTTTCATTAGTATTTGATACTGGTCATGCATACAGTTTCGAAACTGAAAAAGGAACTCAAATTTTAATTCACGTTGGAATTGATTCAATCAACTTAAAAGATAAAAGTGGTAAAGAATTAAAACCATTTGCTCCAAATGTTAAAACTGGAGATACTGTTAAAGTTGGTCAAGAAATAGGTACTGTTAAATTAGCTGATTTAAAACATGCTAAATCAACAATCACTCCTATTATTGTTCTAAATGAATCACTTGAAGGAAGAGAAATTAAATTCCTTAAAAAATCTGGTGAAATTAAAAAAGGAATGCCTTTATTTGAAGTTTTACCTAAAAAAAATTAA